The DNA sequence ATGGAGAAAGTGGTCAAAGCATGAAAATTGCTTCCGTACTGCTGTTTTTTGCTGTATTTATCGCATCTTCTTCCGGCCTGCAGGGGTATACTGTTCCCGGAGTGGAAACCGATGAGATTCTCATGAGTATTCATGTCTGGGGTGAGGTTAGAAATCCCGGTACTTATCTTGTTCCGGTTGAGGCTGATCTCATTGCCGGCATATCCGCTGCAGGCGGACCTACTCAGCACGCCAGTCTGGGTGATGTGAGCATAGTCTACGAAGACTTTGAAATAGAGTACGATCTGCACAATTTTCTTGATGCTGAGGGAGAACCTGTACCTGACCTTCATCCCGGAGCTACAATCTACATTCGTACGAGGAGCTACGAATGGTGGAAAGAAGCTATCGATTTTACTTATAAAATTGTTGTTGCTGCTAACCTTATATGGATAATAATTGACAGATGAATACAGAAATAGCAGACGAGCGGGAATCGATAAGAATAGGTGAGTACCTCTGGCTGCTCTACCGTCATAAATGGGTTGTACTGGCTTTCCTGATTGTATCTGTGCTGGCGAGTATCTGGGTTACTCAAAGAACAAGGCCTGTTTACAGATCAAGTGCTACGTTCATTTTCAATACACGTAACACGATGTCTCAGACTCTGAATATGTCAAGCGTCTTCTGGTATGAAATGGATCCCATGCGCAACAATCAGATTCAGATCATTCAGAGCCGAAGCATGGCGGAACTGGTTGCTGATTCAATCATGCGTTCTTCTTATTCTGACAGCCTTGTATCACTTCTTTTTGGAGAGATTGATCCCCCTCAGAGCAACCTTAGATCAGCACTTATTGGTATGGTGCGGGGAAGCAGTTCCGTCAGTGTAATGAAGGATACCGATTTTTTCGTGTTATCTGCTACAGGTTATTCCCCTGCAGCAGCTGCAACGATGGCTAATCTCATAGTGCATACGTACTACAGAAGAAACCTGAATGAAGCCCGCGGAGAGAATACGATGGTCAGGGAATTCCTGGCAGAGCAGCTCGCTATCATGGACGTTGATCTTGCCAGTGATGAAGACTCTCTGACAAGATTCAAGGAAGAACACGGCATTGTCAGTCTGAGTTCGGAGACTTCTCATATTGTCAGCAGCCTGTCCTCGTTTGAGACTGCGGCCGCCACGTCTCGAACTGAGCAGGGAGCTCTTCAGGCACAGAGAGATTACTTCACGGATCAGCTTGAGACAGGAAGACTCGAACTTGCAGATGATCTCGCAAGAGTGAACAGTACTTTCATTGCTCAGCTGGAAAGTGATCTGGCTTCGCTCGAGGCTTCCCGTGCTTCTCTTATGGCCAGGGGAGGTAACGAGGATGATGCGGTAGTACAGAATCTTGATAATGAAATAGCCGCAAGGAGAACCGCCCTGACGCAGGCTCTGGGAGAAGCTGCATACATTCAATTCCCGGATGATCCAGCCGGATCTGTACAGAGAATAGTATCAGATCTGATTTCAATCGAATCGCAGTTGAGAGCAGAGAGAATCAAGGAATCCGTTCTCCGCAGCGTGATACATGATCTTGAAGACAGCATCTCAGTGCTGCCCGAGCTTGAGCTTACTCTTGTTCGGCTTGAGCGAAACAGGACTGTAAGTGAACAGATATATCTTCTTCTCCGCACGAAATATGAGGAAGTAAGAATAGCTGAAGCCGGTCAGATGGGTAATGTGACTATCGTGGATACGGCCCTGCCTGGAGGCATGATCAAACCGAACAGCAGACGTAATCTTATGCTTGGTATTTTCGCGGGGCTCGCAGCCGGCATAGGTTTCATTTTTCTTAAGGAGCAGCTTGATTCAACGGTAAAAAGCCCTGAGGATATTGAGAATCTTGATATTCCGGTTGTTGGCGTTATACCTAAGATACCCCGATCTGAAACTGTAGCCCGGAGCGGAAAACAGGGGCTGATAATGATGACAGCTCCAAGGCAGGCCGGAAGTGAAGCCTACAGAGATCTAAGGACGAGTCTCCGTTTCAGCGGGGCTGACAGGAGTATCCGCTCTCTTCTTGTGACAAGCGCGGGTCCGAGAGAGGGGAAATCAACGACTGCTGGGAATCTGGCAATCGCCATAGCGCAGACCGGTTCAAAGATTCTGCTGATCGATGCTGATCTCAGGCGTCCGGTGATTCATAATATTTTCAGTCTTTCAAGGGAACCTGGAGTTTCCGAAGCAATAGCCGGAATCAAATCTGTTGAGGATGCGGTGCAGAAAACTGCATTTGATAACCTCTCCGTTCTCACCTGCGGTTACATTCCGCATAACCCTTCCGAACTTCTCGGAAGCAGGAAATGCAGAATACTCCTTTCAGAACTCAAGAAATCCTTCGATATGATTATTCTGGACAGTCCTCCTGTTGCTGTCGTTACGGATGCCATACTGCTGAGTACTGAAGTTGACGCTACCCTCATGGTTGTAGGAGCGAAGAAAATCGACCGTAAGGTTCTCGAATCTTCCTGGATGAAACTGAAACGCACATCAGCATACCTTGCTGGCGCTGTGCTTAACGGTTTTGATCCCGTGAAGATGTACACTTCCTATACCTACTACACTTACAGATACCATTACTACTATGACGATGAAACCAGGAAGAGATCAAAACGCCGGATTCAAGGTCTTTCCAGGAAGAAACGCACATCATCAACTAACTAATCATCAATCCGCATATTTTACCAACATTCTACTACAGCGACGAATACAGATATGTCTACTTCGTTATGCTCGCACATCCATCCTCGACGTACTATTCAAGTACGCCTGTGGAGTCTGCACTCGCAAGCCTCGTATCCACAACTGTTTTCGACGCTTCGAAACCAGCACAGCAAGAAGTATGTGGTTCCTGGAGAGATCTTCAGAAACGAATGCTGGTGAAATATGCGGGTAAGAGATTCTCTATGGGTTACCCCACAGATCAACCGTTTCATCGTCCGCCAATATCGAAATACTGAATCTTATCCATATTCGGATTCACACTTCCAGTTATCCCTGTGAAATTTTCTGACAGCGTAACATAATATCAATCAATAACTAACAACGTTCATGCGGAAATGTACTTCTGTTCTGGTGGGATACTATCCCATAGGGTGGGTTGACAGTGGGAGATTGTGGGATAGAATTGAGCTGGAGGATACCTTATGAGCGAATACACGGGGAAACATATACACACTCTTGATGACAAGGGCAGGGTAAGCGTTCCGGCGCAGTTCCGCAGGCAATTACCCAAGGAAGGTCTGTATATCGGGAAGGGTATGGAAGGAAGCCTGATCCTTTACCCGCCTGAAAAATGGCAGAAGGTCAGGGACGGTCTTGCATCCCTTTCAAGAAACATCAAAAAGCACAGAGATATTATCCGTGAATTCTCGCAGTATATCCGCCCGGTTTATATCGATGGACAGGGGAGAATAACAATTCCATCCGATCTTATCGACATAGCAGGAGTAACTCACGAAGTGGTTTTTCTGGGCCTGCTCGATTCGATTGAACTC is a window from the Candidatus Aegiribacteria sp. genome containing:
- a CDS encoding SLBB domain-containing protein, producing the protein MKIASVLLFFAVFIASSSGLQGYTVPGVETDEILMSIHVWGEVRNPGTYLVPVEADLIAGISAAGGPTQHASLGDVSIVYEDFEIEYDLHNFLDAEGEPVPDLHPGATIYIRTRSYEWWKEAIDFTYKIVVAANLIWIIIDR
- a CDS encoding division/cell wall cluster transcriptional repressor MraZ; translated protein: MSEYTGKHIHTLDDKGRVSVPAQFRRQLPKEGLYIGKGMEGSLILYPPEKWQKVRDGLASLSRNIKKHRDIIREFSQYIRPVYIDGQGRITIPSDLIDIAGVTHEVVFLGLLDSIELWSAERYAGREKEQVSSLEEAVEEIEIDIY
- a CDS encoding polysaccharide biosynthesis tyrosine autokinase; its protein translation is MNTEIADERESIRIGEYLWLLYRHKWVVLAFLIVSVLASIWVTQRTRPVYRSSATFIFNTRNTMSQTLNMSSVFWYEMDPMRNNQIQIIQSRSMAELVADSIMRSSYSDSLVSLLFGEIDPPQSNLRSALIGMVRGSSSVSVMKDTDFFVLSATGYSPAAAATMANLIVHTYYRRNLNEARGENTMVREFLAEQLAIMDVDLASDEDSLTRFKEEHGIVSLSSETSHIVSSLSSFETAAATSRTEQGALQAQRDYFTDQLETGRLELADDLARVNSTFIAQLESDLASLEASRASLMARGGNEDDAVVQNLDNEIAARRTALTQALGEAAYIQFPDDPAGSVQRIVSDLISIESQLRAERIKESVLRSVIHDLEDSISVLPELELTLVRLERNRTVSEQIYLLLRTKYEEVRIAEAGQMGNVTIVDTALPGGMIKPNSRRNLMLGIFAGLAAGIGFIFLKEQLDSTVKSPEDIENLDIPVVGVIPKIPRSETVARSGKQGLIMMTAPRQAGSEAYRDLRTSLRFSGADRSIRSLLVTSAGPREGKSTTAGNLAIAIAQTGSKILLIDADLRRPVIHNIFSLSREPGVSEAIAGIKSVEDAVQKTAFDNLSVLTCGYIPHNPSELLGSRKCRILLSELKKSFDMIILDSPPVAVVTDAILLSTEVDATLMVVGAKKIDRKVLESSWMKLKRTSAYLAGAVLNGFDPVKMYTSYTYYTYRYHYYYDDETRKRSKRRIQGLSRKKRTSSTN